A stretch of Streptosporangiales bacterium DNA encodes these proteins:
- a CDS encoding ABC transporter substrate-binding protein: protein MSPNSFSRRDFLRTTAFSVGGLTVLGLTGCGMTEESDVSGAGASTLTAAFIRPIISLDPHGPSDVDEGTLLACRHIFDTLVRRDGKKLVPNVASKWSQPNPTTWVFELRDDVMFHDGNKLTAEDVKASLERVAGSDTPQAELWATLKDVTTEGPHKLRITTERPLGTMLASLTLLFVAPADKLGEKGFFDKPIGSGPFRVDSYTASDHLNLSAAKKYWGTGSKLKKLKLPFIPENSTRLTSLKSGEVDLTWTIPPDQMESMKGSVDLDISSVPSFVYYFNWFNCGRKPFTDKRVRQAMWHALDVRKIVNSLFKDTADVIKAPIPSTVFGYAEQQPYEYDPAKAKQLLADAGYPNGFSTSLMWPRNMSPEIKSLAESFTTYWKKIGVKVKLEELEQAAWLKRLLDLDWDMDLQTNGVTTGDADYTLGRLYTTDANRLGYSNKELDDILHSARSATDQQERKALYRKACKILWEDAPGIYPVQLNSTYGMRTGIKGFEPSPDNQPVLTRVSKG, encoded by the coding sequence ATGTCACCAAACAGCTTCAGCCGCCGCGACTTCCTGCGCACCACCGCGTTCTCCGTCGGTGGACTCACCGTGCTCGGCCTCACCGGCTGCGGCATGACGGAGGAGTCGGACGTCAGCGGTGCCGGCGCAAGCACACTGACGGCTGCGTTCATCCGACCGATCATCTCGCTCGATCCGCACGGACCGAGCGATGTAGACGAGGGCACGCTGCTCGCCTGCAGACACATCTTCGACACGCTCGTACGCCGCGACGGCAAGAAGCTGGTACCGAACGTGGCAAGCAAGTGGAGTCAGCCGAACCCCACGACCTGGGTGTTCGAGCTCCGCGACGACGTCATGTTCCACGACGGCAACAAGCTCACCGCAGAAGACGTCAAGGCATCGCTGGAGCGCGTCGCCGGCTCGGACACCCCGCAGGCAGAGCTCTGGGCAACGCTGAAGGACGTCACCACGGAAGGTCCGCACAAGTTGCGGATCACGACCGAGCGGCCACTGGGCACCATGCTGGCCAGCCTGACACTGCTCTTCGTCGCGCCGGCGGACAAGCTCGGCGAGAAGGGCTTCTTCGACAAGCCCATCGGCAGCGGCCCGTTCCGTGTCGACTCCTACACCGCGTCGGACCACCTGAACCTGTCGGCCGCGAAGAAGTACTGGGGTACCGGCTCGAAGCTGAAGAAGCTGAAGCTGCCGTTCATCCCGGAGAACTCCACGAGGCTCACCTCGCTGAAGAGCGGCGAGGTGGACCTCACCTGGACCATCCCGCCGGACCAGATGGAGAGCATGAAGGGCTCGGTCGATCTCGACATCAGCAGCGTGCCGAGTTTCGTGTACTACTTCAACTGGTTCAACTGCGGCCGGAAACCCTTTACCGACAAGCGGGTTCGCCAGGCGATGTGGCACGCACTCGATGTGCGGAAGATCGTCAACAGCCTGTTCAAGGACACCGCCGACGTGATTAAGGCGCCGATCCCTTCCACAGTATTCGGCTACGCAGAACAGCAGCCGTACGAGTACGACCCGGCGAAGGCGAAGCAGCTACTCGCCGACGCGGGCTACCCGAACGGCTTCTCGACCAGCCTGATGTGGCCGCGCAACATGTCACCGGAGATCAAGTCGCTCGCGGAGTCGTTCACGACCTACTGGAAGAAGATCGGGGTGAAGGTGAAGCTCGAGGAGCTCGAACAGGCAGCATGGCTGAAGCGGCTCCTGGACCTCGACTGGGACATGGACCTCCAGACGAACGGTGTCACCACCGGCGACGCCGACTACACGCTCGGCCGGTTGTACACGACTGATGCCAACCGGCTCGGCTACTCCAACAAGGAGCTCGACGACATCCTGCACTCCGCCAGGAGCGCGACCGACCAACAGGAACGCAAGGCCCTGTACCGCAAGGCATGCAAGATCCTGTGGGAGGACGCCCCTGGCATCTACCCGGTACAGCTGAACTCGACCTACGGCATGCGTACGGGCATCAAGGGCTTCGAGCCTTCACCGGACAACCAGCCGGTCCTCACCCGGGTCAGCAAGGGCTGA
- a CDS encoding ABC transporter permease subunit, producing MQLTLRRVPLRVALPGAVVALYVIAATLGPIVRPYEASQTNVVDRLLPPGATLANGSTAWFGTDQVGRDLLAQVLAGARVSLVVAAATIVLGGALGLLLGLLSGYFGRWIDSIIMRLGDIQLAFPSILLAILIAGVLGPSVVNVILTLAITRWVIFARVVRASALVAKRRESVDGAKVLGVSTGRILWRYILPDVLGPLLVVATVQVGLMIIAEASLSFLGLGVPTSQASWGSTIAAGRDYLDTAWWIAAVPGLAMALLVVCVGVLGDALRHRTDPTVDL from the coding sequence ATGCAGTTGACACTACGGCGAGTCCCGCTGCGCGTCGCGCTGCCGGGCGCCGTCGTCGCGTTGTACGTCATCGCCGCGACACTCGGACCGATCGTCCGCCCGTACGAGGCGTCGCAGACCAACGTCGTCGACCGGCTGCTGCCCCCGGGGGCCACACTCGCCAACGGCAGCACCGCATGGTTCGGCACCGACCAAGTCGGCCGCGACCTCCTCGCGCAGGTGCTCGCCGGTGCGCGGGTGTCGCTCGTCGTGGCAGCTGCCACGATCGTGTTGGGCGGCGCACTCGGACTGTTGCTCGGCCTGCTCTCCGGCTACTTCGGGCGCTGGATCGACAGCATCATCATGCGGCTCGGTGACATCCAGCTCGCGTTCCCCAGCATCCTACTGGCGATCCTGATCGCCGGTGTGCTCGGCCCCAGCGTCGTGAACGTCATCCTGACGCTTGCGATCACCCGCTGGGTGATATTCGCCCGTGTGGTACGTGCATCCGCGCTCGTCGCGAAACGAAGGGAATCCGTCGACGGCGCCAAGGTACTCGGCGTCTCGACCGGTCGGATCCTGTGGCGCTACATCCTCCCCGACGTGCTCGGCCCGCTGCTCGTGGTGGCCACCGTGCAGGTCGGCCTGATGATCATCGCGGAGGCGTCGCTGAGCTTCCTCGGCCTGGGCGTGCCTACGTCGCAGGCCTCGTGGGGCTCCACCATCGCCGCCGGCCGCGACTACCTCGACACCGCTTGGTGGATCGCTGCGGTCCCCGGCCTGGCGATGGCCCTGCTCGTGGTCTGCGTCGGCGTGCTCGGCGACGCACTGCGGCACCGCACCGATCCGACCGTCGATCTCTAG
- a CDS encoding LacI family DNA-binding transcriptional regulator: MRISYAHNSEVIMDAEQPREPEQRQRARARQADIARAAGVSQATVSLVLSDGEAAARRVAEPTRRRVLEVAEQLGYSVNPAARSLAGGRNRLLGVYTFEAVFPSRDRDFYNPFLVTIEQEAERAAYDLLLFTSATLPDQRRSIYAGGVNRLALADGCILLGRRENQAEVARLAREGFPFVYVGRREIPDCEFSYVAADYAAVTAQVAAHLVELGHRNIAYLGAYQPKTPDHDRATGWQAAVEDAGIGDTTQLLRLGKRREIEPVIAQLVEDGCTALVLEDPESAQRYLDTVAELGLDVPGDISVAVLGDVPTVSGTSNWTGFRIPREEMARQAVRLLLDAIDTPAAQPANVTVPCSFTAGTTVGKVPRATGTRTRRTTRGRSR, encoded by the coding sequence ATGCGCATTAGTTATGCGCATAACTCTGAGGTGATCATGGACGCGGAACAGCCACGGGAGCCGGAGCAGCGGCAACGGGCGCGAGCACGGCAGGCCGACATCGCGCGCGCTGCCGGTGTGTCGCAGGCGACCGTCTCACTCGTGCTGAGCGACGGCGAGGCCGCCGCACGGCGAGTGGCGGAACCGACGCGACGGCGCGTGCTCGAGGTCGCCGAGCAGCTCGGCTACTCGGTCAATCCGGCCGCGCGCAGCCTCGCCGGCGGACGCAACCGGCTGCTCGGCGTCTACACGTTCGAGGCCGTCTTCCCTTCCAGGGACCGCGACTTCTACAACCCGTTCCTCGTCACCATCGAGCAGGAGGCCGAGCGCGCGGCCTACGATCTCCTGCTCTTCACCAGTGCCACACTGCCCGACCAGCGGCGCAGCATCTATGCCGGCGGCGTCAACCGACTCGCCCTCGCCGACGGCTGCATCCTGCTCGGCCGCAGGGAGAACCAGGCCGAGGTAGCCCGGCTGGCCAGGGAGGGCTTCCCGTTCGTCTACGTCGGGCGCCGGGAGATCCCCGACTGCGAGTTCTCGTACGTGGCCGCCGACTACGCCGCAGTCACCGCGCAGGTCGCGGCACACCTCGTCGAGCTCGGACACCGCAACATCGCCTACCTCGGCGCGTACCAGCCCAAGACGCCGGACCACGACCGTGCCACCGGCTGGCAGGCGGCTGTCGAGGACGCCGGCATCGGCGACACCACACAGCTACTGCGGCTCGGCAAGCGCCGCGAGATCGAGCCGGTGATCGCGCAGCTGGTCGAAGACGGCTGCACGGCACTCGTCCTGGAGGACCCGGAGTCGGCACAGCGGTACCTGGACACGGTCGCCGAGCTCGGCCTCGACGTGCCCGGCGACATCTCCGTAGCAGTGCTCGGCGACGTACCGACCGTCAGCGGCACGAGCAACTGGACCGGTTTCCGCATCCCCAGGGAGGAGATGGCCAGGCAGGCCGTGCGGCTACTGCTCGACGCCATCGACACACCGGCCGCGCAACCGGCGAACGTCACCGTGCCCTGTTCGTTCACCGCGGGCACGACGGTCGGCAAGGTGCCGCGCGCCACCGGCACCCGTACGCGCAGGACGACACGAGGACGGAGCCGATGA
- a CDS encoding amidohydrolase family protein, with protein sequence MTTSPELRRAEAMILKTEPRRGLLANAAKEAKARGLYDIPIVDVDCHIIETMNMAELIPFIKNPAIKHLYSKVPSMANMDLAGSYGDRDAGGRIFRDTPIPGTRGAPSVEGLLDDMRVIGIDYASIFPTPMLALGEHPDIEVEVAVAQAYNRWLVENYLGHDPRVKALLYLPFNDPEASYQEVVELGDKPGVVGFMVTSVRKTPIYHNSYMKTYAALQERGLPIGFHSGPNWHAASASAQLNRFMSVHALDFPLYNILHLFNVVVNGLPERFPRLKWVFFEAGIFWLAFAIQRLDHEFLMRPSEAPLLKRRPSEYIKEMFFATQPLEYPEKMEYLEMVFDMVDGESQLLYASDYPHWDFDLPSRIYDLPFLSDQGRKQVLGENAMRLFDLPQPAMLDVAEVES encoded by the coding sequence ATGACCACATCCCCGGAGCTCCGCCGCGCGGAAGCGATGATCCTGAAGACCGAGCCACGCCGCGGACTGCTCGCCAACGCCGCCAAGGAGGCGAAGGCGCGCGGGCTCTACGACATCCCCATCGTGGACGTGGACTGCCACATCATCGAGACGATGAACATGGCCGAGCTCATCCCGTTCATCAAGAACCCGGCGATCAAGCACCTGTACTCGAAGGTGCCGAGCATGGCCAACATGGACCTCGCCGGCAGCTACGGTGACCGCGACGCCGGCGGCCGGATCTTCCGTGACACGCCGATCCCGGGCACCCGCGGCGCACCGTCGGTCGAGGGCCTGCTCGACGACATGCGGGTGATCGGCATCGACTACGCGTCGATCTTCCCCACCCCGATGCTCGCGCTCGGCGAGCACCCGGACATCGAGGTGGAGGTCGCGGTCGCGCAGGCATACAACCGGTGGCTCGTGGAGAACTACCTCGGGCACGACCCCAGGGTCAAAGCACTGCTCTACCTCCCGTTCAACGACCCGGAAGCGTCGTACCAGGAAGTCGTCGAGCTCGGCGACAAACCAGGCGTCGTCGGGTTCATGGTGACGAGCGTGCGCAAGACGCCGATCTACCACAACAGCTACATGAAGACGTACGCGGCGCTGCAGGAACGCGGCCTGCCCATCGGGTTCCACAGCGGACCGAACTGGCACGCCGCCAGCGCCAGCGCACAGCTCAACCGGTTCATGTCGGTGCATGCGCTGGACTTCCCGCTCTACAACATCCTGCACCTGTTCAACGTCGTCGTGAACGGGCTCCCCGAACGGTTCCCCAGGCTCAAGTGGGTCTTCTTCGAGGCCGGCATCTTCTGGCTCGCCTTCGCGATCCAACGGCTCGACCACGAGTTCCTCATGCGGCCCTCCGAGGCACCACTGCTGAAGCGCCGGCCGAGCGAGTACATCAAGGAGATGTTCTTCGCGACGCAGCCGCTGGAGTACCCGGAGAAGATGGAGTACCTCGAGATGGTGTTCGACATGGTCGACGGGGAGTCCCAGCTGCTCTACGCGTCGGACTACCCGCACTGGGACTTCGACCTGCCGAGCCGGATCTACGACCTGCCGTTCCTCAGCGACCAGGGGCGCAAACAGGTCCTCGGCGAGAACGCCATGCGGCTGTTCGACCTGCCCCAGCCGGCCATGCTCGACGTTGCCGAGGTGGAGTCATGA
- a CDS encoding FAD-dependent oxidoreductase, whose amino-acid sequence MTDDVELRISAPVRARTDVLVVGAGPAGLAAAIASARQGARTMLVERYGYVGGNLTAGLVGPCMTSYSLDGSQQLIKGIFEELVLRMEAEDAAIHPSRIPGGSPYSGFISFGHEKVTPFDPEAVKAIGAEMCLEAGVELLLHTSVVQARTAGGRVTGVVVASKSGLEVLEADVVVDCSADADVAATAGAEILQGRDEDGLTQPMTLFFRIGNVDDAVVEEYVAAHPDDIRPFASIVAEATKTGEFTVPRRGIGIYKTLRSGVWRVNTTRVHRVDATDVGDLTRAEIEGRRQVTSLMAFFRRRLPGFADCVLLDTAATIGVRESRRIRGEYTLTLDDLATGREFDDVIGLCGYPVDIHSPTGSGGGVDDSAATAGAYQIPYRSLVPTHPEQLLVAGRCVSATHEALGAIRVMPPAFAMGQAAGTAAALAVRDGVPPRAVDVAALQRQLLDDAAYLGPRYETVTAHEGRSGEG is encoded by the coding sequence ATGACTGACGATGTCGAGCTGCGGATCAGCGCTCCGGTACGGGCGAGGACCGACGTCCTCGTCGTCGGCGCCGGCCCTGCCGGCCTCGCCGCGGCCATCGCGAGCGCTCGGCAGGGTGCCAGGACAATGCTGGTCGAGCGGTACGGATACGTCGGAGGCAACCTGACCGCAGGGCTCGTCGGCCCGTGCATGACGTCGTACAGCCTGGACGGTAGCCAGCAACTCATCAAGGGCATCTTCGAGGAACTGGTGCTGCGGATGGAGGCCGAGGACGCGGCCATCCACCCGTCGCGGATCCCCGGCGGCAGCCCCTACTCGGGTTTCATCAGCTTCGGCCACGAGAAGGTCACCCCGTTCGACCCGGAGGCGGTGAAGGCCATCGGGGCGGAGATGTGCCTGGAAGCCGGCGTCGAGCTGCTGTTGCACACCTCGGTCGTGCAGGCGAGGACCGCAGGCGGCCGGGTGACTGGCGTCGTCGTCGCGAGCAAGTCCGGGCTCGAGGTGCTCGAAGCAGACGTCGTCGTCGACTGCTCCGCGGATGCCGACGTAGCCGCGACGGCGGGCGCCGAGATTCTCCAGGGCCGCGACGAGGACGGCCTCACCCAACCGATGACGCTCTTCTTCCGGATCGGTAACGTCGACGACGCCGTCGTCGAGGAGTACGTCGCCGCACATCCGGACGACATCCGCCCGTTCGCATCGATCGTCGCGGAGGCCACGAAGACAGGCGAGTTCACCGTGCCCCGTCGCGGCATCGGCATCTACAAGACACTGCGCTCGGGCGTATGGCGGGTGAATACCACCCGCGTGCACCGGGTCGACGCGACCGACGTCGGTGACCTCACCCGAGCCGAGATCGAGGGACGCAGGCAGGTGACCAGCCTGATGGCGTTCTTCCGGCGCCGGCTGCCCGGTTTCGCCGACTGCGTACTGCTCGACACCGCGGCCACCATCGGGGTACGTGAGTCACGCCGCATCCGCGGCGAGTACACGTTGACCCTCGACGACCTGGCTACCGGCCGCGAGTTCGACGACGTGATCGGGCTGTGCGGGTATCCGGTCGACATCCACAGTCCGACAGGTAGCGGTGGCGGGGTCGACGACAGCGCAGCCACCGCGGGTGCGTACCAGATCCCATACCGCTCGCTGGTGCCGACGCATCCGGAGCAGCTACTCGTCGCCGGCCGGTGTGTGTCGGCGACGCACGAGGCACTCGGCGCGATCCGGGTGATGCCACCGGCGTTCGCCATGGGCCAGGCCGCGGGCACGGCCGCCGCACTTGCCGTACGTGACGGCGTGCCGCCGCGTGCCGTCGACGTGGCAGCGCTCCAGCGCCAGTTGCTCGACGACGCCGCCTACCTCGGACCGCGGTACGAGACGGTCACGGCACACGAAGGCCGCAGCGGGGAGGGCTGA
- a CDS encoding Rieske 2Fe-2S domain-containing protein, whose protein sequence is MTQEHVTARVPTEYHVCAADDVAERDRVLIDAGGVEIGIFKVKGKFYAYENRCVHQGGPVCRGDVLGRWEEHLDEGGQVVGADFSTEHIDIACPWHGWEYDVETGKNIADPRFRLRSFDVVVRDGDIFITIP, encoded by the coding sequence ATGACCCAGGAGCACGTGACCGCGAGAGTGCCCACCGAGTACCACGTCTGCGCCGCAGACGACGTCGCCGAGCGCGACCGGGTGCTCATCGACGCGGGCGGCGTCGAGATCGGCATCTTCAAGGTGAAGGGCAAGTTCTACGCGTACGAGAACCGGTGCGTACACCAAGGCGGTCCGGTGTGCCGAGGCGACGTACTCGGGCGTTGGGAGGAGCACCTCGACGAGGGCGGCCAGGTCGTCGGCGCCGACTTCTCCACCGAGCACATCGACATCGCGTGTCCCTGGCACGGCTGGGAGTACGACGTCGAAACGGGGAAGAACATCGCGGATCCCCGGTTCCGACTGCGCTCGTTCGACGTCGTGGTACGCGACGGCGACATCTTCATCACCATCCCTTAG
- a CDS encoding ABC transporter permease subunit, translating to MAGYLARRVAQSVLVIWGALTIVFVVVRVIPGDPAALLLGPTATREQLARTRESFGLDRPLPEQYFSYLLDVLRLDFGESVRLGGPAMAEVLQRLPATLSLAFAALALTVAVSFPLGVLAARRPHNVGGRLISVFSLAGQGMPQFWVGIMLILLLSATLRWLPASGFTSLAGLIMPATALALPFIGWLIRSVRSGVIDELGKDYVRTANAKGLLDGTVFYGHVLRNTLVPITTVVGLLLGIFIGNAVIVEVVFAWPGVGRLLVDAITYRDYSVVQAAVAVITVVYVLLNLAVDVLYTYLDPRVRFQEGR from the coding sequence ATGGCCGGCTACCTGGCTCGCAGAGTGGCGCAGTCGGTGCTGGTGATCTGGGGGGCGCTCACCATCGTCTTCGTCGTCGTACGCGTAATACCCGGCGATCCCGCCGCGCTACTGCTCGGACCGACGGCGACACGCGAGCAACTCGCGAGGACGCGCGAGAGTTTCGGCCTGGACCGGCCATTGCCCGAGCAGTACTTCTCGTACCTGCTCGACGTGCTCCGCCTCGACTTCGGCGAGTCGGTGCGGCTCGGCGGGCCGGCCATGGCCGAGGTGTTGCAGCGGCTGCCGGCCACTCTGTCGCTCGCCTTCGCGGCGCTGGCGTTGACCGTCGCCGTCAGCTTCCCCCTCGGCGTGCTCGCCGCACGCCGGCCGCACAACGTCGGCGGCAGGCTGATCTCCGTGTTCTCCCTCGCCGGCCAGGGCATGCCCCAGTTCTGGGTAGGGATCATGCTGATCCTCCTGCTCTCCGCGACACTGCGCTGGCTGCCGGCGTCCGGTTTCACGTCATTGGCGGGTCTGATCATGCCGGCGACGGCGCTCGCACTGCCGTTCATCGGTTGGCTCATCCGGTCCGTGCGCAGCGGGGTCATCGACGAGCTCGGCAAGGACTACGTCCGCACCGCCAACGCCAAAGGCCTCCTCGACGGCACAGTGTTCTACGGCCATGTGCTCCGTAACACGCTCGTGCCCATCACCACGGTCGTCGGCCTGCTGCTCGGCATCTTCATCGGCAACGCGGTGATCGTCGAGGTCGTCTTCGCGTGGCCCGGCGTAGGCCGGCTGCTCGTCGATGCCATCACCTACCGCGACTACTCCGTCGTGCAAGCCGCCGTCGCGGTGATCACCGTCGTCTACGTGTTGCTCAACCTGGCCGTCGATGTGCTCTACACGTACCTCGATCCGCGAGTGCGCTTCCAGGAAGGCAGGTGA
- a CDS encoding FAD-dependent oxidoreductase translates to MTLEEVDIAVIGGGLGGVAAALAALRQGWTVLLSEETEWLGGQLTAQAVPPDEHPWIEQFGCTKSYRALRDGIRAYYRSWYPLTAEAYNDRWLNPGAGRVSKLCHEPRVGLAVIEAMLAPYRATGRLRVRTGCRPVAADVDGDRVRSVLLRDAAGDTAEVTAGYVLDATETGELLPLTGTEYVTGFEAAAETSEPHGAAQAQPLNMQAVSVCLVVDHRAGEDHTIDRPANYAFWRDYQPSYWPDRLLSWTAPDPRTLEPVTRQFLPNPDDRSAHMFADQSKDAGDKELWTFRRIAARRTFTEGFLASDTCLVNWPMIDYLAGPIFEVDDAEAARHVAGARELSLSMLYWMQTEAPRADGGTGFPGLRPRGDLIGTTDGLALAPYVRESRRIRAKYTVVEQDLSLTVRGNHGAVRYEDSVGVGSYRIDLHPSTGGDNYIDVAGSPFEIPLRSLVPVRMRNLLPAAKNIGTTHITNGCYRLHPVEWNIGEVAGTLAAFCLSDGHTPEEVADKPEVFAELQRLLHHVGVETRWPEIEGY, encoded by the coding sequence ATGACGTTGGAGGAAGTGGACATCGCCGTGATCGGCGGCGGCCTGGGCGGGGTGGCCGCCGCGCTTGCTGCGCTCCGGCAGGGGTGGACAGTACTGCTGTCAGAAGAGACGGAGTGGCTCGGTGGCCAGCTGACGGCACAGGCCGTACCGCCCGACGAGCACCCGTGGATCGAGCAGTTCGGGTGCACGAAGTCGTATCGAGCGCTGCGCGACGGCATCAGGGCGTACTACCGCAGCTGGTATCCGCTCACCGCCGAGGCGTACAACGATCGCTGGCTCAACCCCGGCGCGGGACGGGTGAGCAAGCTGTGCCACGAACCCCGGGTCGGGCTCGCGGTGATCGAAGCCATGCTCGCGCCGTACCGGGCGACCGGACGGCTTCGGGTCCGCACCGGCTGTCGGCCGGTCGCCGCCGACGTGGACGGCGATCGCGTGCGGTCCGTCCTGTTGCGCGACGCCGCAGGCGACACCGCCGAGGTGACCGCAGGTTACGTGCTCGACGCGACGGAGACCGGCGAGCTGTTGCCGCTCACCGGCACCGAGTACGTCACCGGGTTCGAGGCCGCGGCGGAGACCAGTGAGCCACATGGCGCGGCGCAGGCGCAACCACTGAACATGCAGGCGGTCTCGGTGTGCCTGGTAGTCGACCACCGCGCGGGTGAGGACCACACGATCGACCGGCCGGCGAACTACGCCTTCTGGCGTGACTACCAGCCGAGCTACTGGCCGGACCGACTGCTCAGCTGGACGGCGCCCGATCCACGCACCCTCGAGCCGGTCACCCGTCAGTTCCTGCCCAATCCGGACGACCGCAGCGCACACATGTTCGCCGACCAGAGCAAGGATGCCGGCGACAAGGAACTGTGGACCTTCCGCAGGATCGCCGCGCGACGCACCTTCACCGAAGGTTTCCTCGCCAGCGACACATGCCTCGTCAACTGGCCGATGATCGACTACCTCGCAGGCCCGATCTTCGAGGTCGACGATGCCGAAGCAGCCAGGCACGTGGCAGGCGCCCGCGAGCTGAGCCTCTCGATGCTGTACTGGATGCAGACCGAGGCGCCACGTGCCGACGGTGGCACAGGGTTCCCCGGCCTACGGCCACGCGGCGACCTGATCGGCACCACCGACGGGCTGGCATTGGCGCCGTACGTCAGGGAGTCCAGGCGCATCCGTGCCAAGTACACGGTCGTCGAGCAGGACCTCTCACTGACCGTACGCGGTAACCACGGTGCGGTCAGGTACGAGGACTCGGTCGGCGTAGGCAGCTACCGAATCGACCTGCACCCGTCCACCGGCGGCGACAACTACATCGACGTGGCCGGCTCACCGTTCGAGATCCCGTTGCGGTCGCTGGTGCCCGTGCGGATGCGGAACCTGCTGCCCGCGGCGAAGAACATCGGCACCACCCACATCACCAACGGGTGCTACCGCCTACACCCCGTCGAGTGGAACATCGGCGAGGTCGCCGGCACGCTCGCCGCGTTCTGCCTGAGCGACGGACACACACCTGAGGAAGTGGCCGACAAACCCGAGGTGTTCGCGGAGCTGCAGCGCCTGCTGCACCACGTCGGCGTAGAGACCCGATGGCCGGAGATCGAAGGCTACTGA